The Lewinellaceae bacterium genome includes a region encoding these proteins:
- a CDS encoding CHAT domain-containing protein: MKRLFILMMGLWIIGHPAVSQSEDVLLSAATYSEEARFETSNNLLDEFIENNPSRLYDLANAYFLKSYNFMQVGNYGEALRSNQYSIELKTKLYAEDIAVNYMREGTIYLLQGDYERALNVLVAATEFPFEDPQLYALNYAYIASAEQALGDYDKALQRLNESLDILEFELGEDNPDFATGNYDLGRLYSKIDEPDKAEAAFKKALSVAEKLENNTLLKAKIYNAMGLLYQKTDNQKALDFYQKSLLESNKISSKLNQEAAITLLNVARVRIERFIELKTNLIEPSEIINSGTPSPAQAAIEQAISKITTADGTIVNHQIYAESLALKALDVLIMQGEETGLLTAALSDCFEAVRHLHLQLDLLSSDAAKFSLLEESHFIFETGLQVAMSLFQKTGKTSFAWDAFVLSEQAKAIVLHSNKTIMTSPDNEMVRLKSDIRQAEAQLMLDPDNISLHKKLTQQRKKIEDHFSLIEKPVRESAVSSPKQPEVQAKIPEKNALLTYFVGQSSYFIFAITNNDFKAVELPLDFTAEQQGKKIRVISNLSQPHKSTPGVYSQLHDLTAVYTLEQAVSGLLASIKKMDKEHYPLYGYDLFSKLIAPVAETLKGKNKLMVSPHQELFKIPFEALLSQKEDTEGKIKFNKLKYLIGDYAISYSYTGLSFWESQSLVEDERNASFLGLAPVFNSAGTGNLIQSATAYIFDTTLQTDENIRSVLENNKTFAPLQYSENEITGIGAVFQSKSIKSQTLLRAEASEEHFKAQCGHAGYIHLATHSFVHTGNPGLSGIAFFQPNATMITNSDEDGILYAAEIAGLPLQARLVVLSSCESSVGPIRSGDGPYSLARGFLEAGAEKVISSLWKIYDIHSQEMMIEFYKMLLNGQTEEDALRTAKLKMIKNSKTANPGIWSAFILME, from the coding sequence ATGAAGAGACTATTTATACTGATGATGGGGTTATGGATTATCGGCCATCCCGCTGTCAGCCAATCTGAAGATGTGCTTTTGAGTGCCGCAACTTATTCAGAGGAGGCCCGATTTGAAACTTCCAATAATTTATTGGATGAATTCATCGAAAATAACCCTTCCCGATTGTACGACCTGGCCAATGCCTACTTTCTTAAAAGTTACAATTTCATGCAAGTTGGAAATTACGGGGAGGCCCTCCGGTCCAACCAATACTCCATAGAGTTGAAAACTAAATTGTACGCGGAGGACATTGCCGTCAATTACATGCGGGAAGGAACAATCTACCTGCTCCAGGGCGATTATGAACGGGCACTCAATGTCCTGGTTGCCGCTACAGAATTCCCTTTTGAAGACCCCCAGTTATATGCCTTAAACTATGCCTATATCGCTTCCGCGGAGCAAGCACTTGGGGATTATGATAAAGCCCTGCAAAGGTTGAATGAATCTCTGGACATCCTGGAATTTGAACTTGGAGAGGATAACCCTGACTTTGCCACGGGCAACTATGATCTCGGAAGGTTATATTCGAAAATAGATGAACCAGACAAGGCCGAAGCAGCCTTTAAAAAAGCTTTGTCTGTGGCCGAAAAGCTGGAAAACAACACCTTGCTGAAAGCAAAAATTTATAATGCCATGGGGTTGCTCTACCAAAAAACCGACAACCAAAAGGCCCTGGATTTTTATCAAAAGTCGCTCCTTGAATCAAATAAAATATCCTCAAAACTCAACCAGGAGGCGGCCATTACCCTTCTCAATGTCGCCAGGGTAAGGATCGAACGATTTATAGAGCTAAAAACTAACCTTATTGAACCTTCTGAAATAATAAATTCAGGCACCCCCTCTCCCGCTCAGGCTGCCATTGAGCAGGCGATATCAAAAATAACCACTGCTGATGGCACCATTGTCAATCACCAAATTTATGCTGAATCCCTGGCATTGAAGGCGCTCGATGTACTAATCATGCAGGGCGAGGAAACCGGGCTTTTAACAGCAGCGCTTAGCGACTGTTTTGAAGCGGTTCGTCATCTCCATTTACAATTGGATCTATTAAGCAGTGATGCCGCCAAATTCAGTCTCCTGGAAGAAAGTCATTTTATTTTTGAAACAGGGCTCCAGGTAGCCATGTCTCTTTTTCAAAAAACCGGAAAAACTTCCTTTGCCTGGGATGCCTTCGTTCTCAGCGAACAGGCAAAAGCTATTGTCCTGCACAGCAACAAAACTATCATGACTTCTCCTGATAACGAGATGGTTAGGTTAAAAAGTGACATTCGGCAGGCAGAAGCCCAACTGATGCTTGACCCAGACAATATCTCTTTGCACAAAAAACTCACACAACAACGAAAAAAAATTGAGGATCACTTTTCATTGATTGAAAAACCCGTCCGTGAAAGTGCGGTCTCCTCCCCTAAACAGCCTGAGGTGCAGGCAAAAATCCCCGAAAAAAATGCGTTGTTGACCTATTTTGTCGGCCAGTCCTCCTACTTTATATTTGCCATCACTAACAATGATTTCAAGGCGGTAGAATTACCCCTTGATTTCACGGCAGAGCAACAAGGAAAAAAAATCAGGGTAATATCCAATTTATCGCAGCCACATAAAAGCACCCCGGGTGTTTACTCTCAACTCCATGATCTGACGGCCGTTTATACCTTGGAGCAGGCGGTAAGTGGATTGCTGGCTTCCATTAAAAAAATGGACAAGGAACACTACCCGTTGTATGGGTATGACCTTTTTAGCAAGCTCATCGCGCCTGTTGCCGAAACGCTTAAGGGGAAAAATAAGCTTATGGTGAGTCCCCACCAGGAATTGTTCAAAATCCCTTTTGAAGCACTCCTGTCCCAAAAAGAAGACACTGAAGGAAAGATAAAATTCAACAAATTAAAATACCTCATTGGAGATTACGCCATTAGTTATTCCTATACCGGGCTTTCTTTTTGGGAAAGCCAATCCCTTGTGGAAGACGAACGGAATGCTTCATTTCTCGGGTTGGCTCCAGTGTTCAATAGTGCAGGAACGGGAAATTTAATTCAATCTGCAACGGCCTATATTTTCGATACTACCCTGCAAACGGATGAGAACATCCGATCCGTATTGGAAAATAATAAAACCTTTGCCCCGCTGCAATACTCCGAAAATGAAATAACGGGGATCGGAGCTGTTTTTCAGTCAAAAAGTATTAAGTCACAGACGCTACTCCGTGCTGAAGCCAGCGAAGAGCATTTCAAAGCCCAATGTGGCCATGCAGGCTATATTCATCTGGCCACCCATAGTTTCGTGCATACAGGAAATCCCGGGCTTTCAGGAATCGCGTTTTTTCAGCCGAATGCAACAATGATCACCAATTCCGATGAGGATGGTATTTTATATGCTGCTGAAATAGCTGGATTGCCCTTACAAGCCCGACTGGTTGTTTTAAGTAGTTGCGAAAGCAGTGTAGGCCCCATTCGGTCAGGGGACGGCCCTTATTCCCTGGCACGCGGTTTTCTGGAAGCCGGAGCAGAAAAAGTAATTTCCAGTTTATGGAAAATCTATGATATTCACAGCCAGGAAATGATGATTGAATTTTACAAAATGCTGTTGAATGGTCAAACTGAAGAAGATGCCCTGAGGACGGCAAAGCTTAAAATGATCAAAAATAGCAAAACAGCCAATCCCGGAATCTGGTCCGCGTTTATTTTGATGGAGTGA
- a CDS encoding PorT family protein encodes MSQQHPIDELFRAKLENHAFEPPMQLWENIDKQRNRKKILFHRSRTIPLLIIAGIILTLAVSTLYIMDPTGDNPSPQTSTGMAEGNIPKESAKLPLEQKENMDAAQAQSPKVEALQNAKTIHSDDVGQDIEKHQPASRKNQIIAAKTQQLKTNPGESEVPGTNITLEMAETSGLKATQTDHSDFPGAEGSVINETSVANPTREKSGAAISEQFYSADALKRSGGVNSLPIKNKLLSKEAAGSTGFPKGKTDCPTFAGLPGGIYLDMNASIDLAQRTMIARDPEFESYLLEREKSEIPYFAFSAGLQVTALSEKGFALKSGVDYSQINESFNFDKGEVEIITIIGTDTTWEIKNLKVRANNRYQMVDIPLLAGYEHNFSNFSLSIYGGPFLNVKFSKKGNLIAKETMQPVGVTTGEPEKFSVAFRDKLGLGWYTSFGFAYKLEHGTQIRIEPYFRFYPKSFSAADFVIDQRYFLTGIKVGVRKRL; translated from the coding sequence ATGAGTCAACAGCACCCCATAGATGAGCTCTTTCGTGCAAAGCTGGAAAACCATGCTTTCGAACCACCTATGCAGCTGTGGGAAAATATTGATAAACAAAGAAACAGAAAGAAGATACTGTTCCATAGGTCCAGAACCATTCCTCTGTTGATAATAGCCGGAATAATTTTGACTCTGGCCGTATCCACTTTGTATATAATGGATCCCACAGGGGATAATCCTTCCCCACAGACTTCCACTGGAATGGCCGAAGGCAATATTCCAAAAGAATCTGCAAAGCTTCCGTTGGAGCAAAAGGAAAACATGGACGCTGCCCAGGCGCAAAGCCCAAAGGTGGAGGCATTACAAAATGCTAAAACTATCCATTCTGATGATGTCGGGCAGGATATTGAAAAGCATCAACCCGCTTCGCGGAAGAACCAGATTATTGCGGCTAAAACTCAGCAGTTAAAGACAAACCCGGGGGAAAGCGAGGTTCCAGGAACCAATATTACTCTTGAAATGGCCGAAACTTCCGGACTGAAGGCTACCCAAACGGATCATTCTGATTTTCCGGGAGCGGAAGGCTCCGTAATTAATGAAACTTCCGTAGCGAATCCAACACGTGAAAAGTCAGGAGCAGCAATCAGTGAACAATTTTATTCCGCCGATGCCCTCAAAAGATCAGGAGGGGTAAATTCCCTGCCTATAAAAAACAAACTACTCTCAAAAGAAGCAGCGGGCAGTACCGGTTTTCCCAAAGGAAAAACAGACTGCCCCACCTTCGCAGGGTTGCCGGGAGGAATTTATTTGGATATGAATGCGTCGATCGACCTGGCTCAGCGGACGATGATCGCCAGGGATCCCGAGTTTGAAAGTTACCTGCTGGAAAGGGAAAAGTCGGAAATTCCTTATTTTGCCTTTAGTGCAGGGTTACAAGTCACGGCATTGTCCGAAAAAGGTTTTGCCTTAAAATCCGGGGTGGACTACTCACAGATCAATGAAAGTTTTAATTTTGACAAGGGCGAAGTGGAGATCATCACTATTATTGGAACAGATACCACCTGGGAGATAAAAAATTTAAAAGTCAGGGCAAACAATCGCTACCAAATGGTTGATATTCCTTTACTGGCCGGTTACGAACATAATTTTTCAAATTTTTCCCTCAGCATTTATGGCGGTCCCTTCCTTAATGTGAAGTTCAGCAAAAAAGGCAACCTTATTGCTAAAGAGACCATGCAGCCTGTTGGCGTGACGACCGGGGAACCGGAAAAATTTTCTGTCGCCTTCCGGGATAAACTGGGCCTGGGTTGGTATACCAGTTTTGGATTTGCCTACAAACTCGAACATGGAACCCAAATCCGGATAGAGCCTTATTTCCGGTTTTATCCAAAATCATTCTCAGCTGCTGACTTTGTTATCGATCAAAGATATTTCCTGACGGGAATTAAAGTGGGGGTCCGGAAAAGACTCTGA
- a CDS encoding sigma-70 family RNA polymerase sigma factor produces the protein MTEEELIKGCIREDRHCQQEVFRLYAGKMLSLCMRYSRHYMEAEDNLQDAFIKVFDHIDKFEFKGSFEGWIRRIVINTALKKHSKKSYKSEVVGLENFPEYSADPEVFAQLGEEVLLKLIAALPTGYRVVFNLYAIDGYSHKEIADILGVGESTSRSQLAKARSMLQKQIQKLQNIAV, from the coding sequence GTGACGGAAGAAGAACTAATTAAAGGATGCATTCGTGAAGACAGGCACTGCCAACAGGAAGTCTTCCGGCTTTATGCTGGTAAGATGCTGAGTCTTTGTATGCGTTATTCCAGGCACTATATGGAAGCGGAAGATAATCTTCAGGATGCCTTTATAAAAGTCTTTGATCATATTGATAAATTTGAATTCAAAGGTTCTTTTGAGGGATGGATCCGCAGGATCGTTATTAATACAGCCCTTAAAAAACATAGCAAAAAAAGTTACAAAAGTGAAGTGGTCGGATTGGAAAATTTCCCGGAATATTCAGCTGACCCAGAGGTATTCGCCCAACTTGGTGAGGAAGTATTGTTGAAATTGATTGCGGCTTTGCCCACAGGATACCGCGTCGTTTTTAACCTTTATGCCATTGATGGGTATAGTCATAAAGAGATCGCTGATATACTTGGAGTGGGGGAGAGTACTTCCCGATCCCAACTGGCCAAAGCGAGGAGCATGCTCCAAAAACAAATTCAGAAATTACAAAATATCGCCGTATGA
- the paaI gene encoding hydroxyphenylacetyl-CoA thioesterase PaaI: protein MTDQLKASAIVKMMYDNDAFSQWLGIEILEIAPGSCQLRMVVRPEMLNGFGTSHGGITFSFADSALAFASNSHGQKAVSIETSISHLKPVIAGDILTARVVEQSKQYRIALYEILVENQAGTLVAVFRGTVYRKSELWEMTE, encoded by the coding sequence ATGACCGATCAGTTAAAAGCTTCTGCCATTGTTAAAATGATGTACGATAATGATGCCTTCAGCCAATGGCTGGGCATTGAAATCCTTGAAATCGCTCCCGGTAGTTGCCAACTGAGGATGGTCGTTCGCCCTGAAATGCTCAATGGGTTCGGCACATCACATGGAGGAATCACTTTTTCCTTTGCAGACTCTGCCCTGGCGTTTGCTTCCAATTCGCACGGCCAAAAAGCAGTGAGTATAGAGACCTCCATTTCTCACCTAAAACCTGTTATTGCGGGAGATATTCTGACCGCCAGGGTTGTGGAACAAAGCAAACAATACCGCATTGCCCTGTATGAAATTTTGGTGGAAAATCAGGCAGGAACATTAGTCGCTGTATTTCGTGGTACCGTTTATCGAAAAAGTGAACTTTGGGAAATGACCGAATAA
- the radC gene encoding DNA repair protein RadC — MKNYKSSVLGIKSWAEEDRPREKLLLKGKQNLTDAELLAIVLGSGSRNETAVGLAQRMLGSAENNLEKLSRLTLKELMTFKGVGEAKAVTLAAVMELGRRRQLTDVKEKPQLRSSRDAYDTIGPVLIDLVHEEFWILLLNRANRIISKEQISKGGTAGTVVDAKIVFRIALEKQASSMILCHNHPSGNLRASQADLALTKKLVEAGKQLDIMVLDHLIVTQSGYLSFADEGMM, encoded by the coding sequence ATGAAAAATTATAAATCATCTGTATTAGGTATTAAATCATGGGCGGAAGAGGATCGTCCGAGGGAAAAATTGTTGTTGAAAGGAAAACAAAACCTTACTGACGCGGAATTACTGGCTATCGTTTTGGGATCAGGGTCGAGAAATGAAACGGCGGTAGGGCTTGCTCAGCGGATGTTGGGATCGGCAGAAAATAACCTTGAAAAATTGAGTCGGCTAACGTTAAAGGAATTGATGACTTTCAAAGGGGTAGGGGAGGCCAAAGCGGTAACGCTGGCGGCAGTCATGGAGCTGGGCCGTCGCCGACAGCTAACAGATGTAAAGGAAAAACCCCAATTGCGATCGAGCAGAGATGCCTACGATACAATTGGCCCTGTTTTGATCGACCTCGTCCATGAGGAATTCTGGATATTACTGCTCAACAGGGCCAATCGCATCATCAGCAAAGAACAAATCAGCAAGGGAGGCACTGCCGGAACCGTAGTGGATGCAAAGATCGTTTTCAGGATTGCCCTGGAAAAACAGGCTTCTTCCATGATTCTTTGCCACAACCACCCTTCGGGTAACCTGCGCGCCAGCCAGGCCGACCTGGCACTTACCAAAAAACTGGTGGAAGCAGGCAAGCAACTGGATATTATGGTACTGGATCACCTCATTGTCACGCAATCGGGGTATTTGAGTTTTGCCGATGAGGGGATGATGTAG
- a CDS encoding ribonuclease P protein component, with product MMTDFRFRREERLKSRKTIQSLFSGAKTIGQFPLLLLWKEVTDPENPEPARQKYPVQFTASASKRNFKKAVDRNFLKRRIREAYRLNKHHLYQGLNNQEQAFAFMVIFTGKNLSDAPKIEHAIKKIIQKFIDQQNRQK from the coding sequence TTGATGACAGATTTTCGGTTCAGACGAGAGGAGCGGCTAAAGAGTCGAAAAACCATCCAAAGCCTTTTTAGTGGCGCCAAGACGATTGGCCAATTTCCCCTATTGTTATTGTGGAAGGAAGTCACCGATCCCGAAAATCCGGAACCTGCAAGGCAAAAGTACCCGGTTCAATTTACGGCCAGTGCTTCGAAAAGAAACTTTAAAAAGGCCGTTGACCGGAATTTTCTAAAGAGACGTATCCGGGAGGCCTACCGTTTAAACAAACATCATTTATACCAGGGTTTAAATAATCAGGAACAAGCCTTTGCTTTCATGGTGATCTTTACCGGCAAAAACCTTTCCGATGCCCCCAAAATTGAACACGCCATAAAAAAGATCATTCAAAAATTTATCGATCAGCAGAATCGCCAAAAATGA
- the aroQ gene encoding type II 3-dehydroquinate dehydratase: protein MDMLIINGPNLNLLGKREPEIYGSRRFEDYFLELQKKFPEVGLHYFQSNSEGSLIDKLHEVGFSFEGIILNAGAYTHTSIALADAVEAIKTPVVEVHISNVYARESFRHHSYLSPNCAGCIIGMGITGYELALRYFLDRYDEKNISIKV from the coding sequence ATGGATATGCTGATCATCAATGGCCCCAACCTCAATTTACTGGGAAAGCGGGAGCCTGAAATTTACGGGAGTCGCCGTTTTGAGGATTATTTTTTGGAATTGCAAAAAAAATTTCCGGAGGTTGGGTTACACTATTTTCAATCCAACTCAGAAGGAAGCCTCATTGATAAATTACATGAGGTTGGTTTTTCCTTTGAAGGGATCATCCTGAACGCAGGAGCCTACACCCACACCTCCATTGCCCTGGCCGATGCCGTTGAGGCCATCAAAACACCGGTCGTGGAAGTCCACATTTCCAATGTTTATGCACGGGAATCTTTCAGGCATCATTCCTACCTGAGCCCTAATTGTGCCGGGTGCATCATTGGAATGGGCATTACAGGGTATGAATTGGCTTTAAGGTATTTCCTGGACCGCTATGATGAAAAAAATATAAGCATTAAGGTCTAG
- a CDS encoding RecQ family ATP-dependent DNA helicase, with translation MTMTKDSLHEALQRYFGFGQFKANQEYIIQSVLEGKDTFVIMPTGGGKSLCYQLPAMMMEGTALIISPLIALMKNQVDSIRGHSQQNEIAHFLNSSLTKSQMKQVKQDIQDHKTKLLFIAPETLTKVENILFFKDTNISFVAVDEAHCISEWGHDFRPEYRRIRTMLDEIGPEIPVIALTATATPKVQSDIVKNLRMNEHNTFISSFNRTNLYYEMRPKGKKDQTMKSIVQVVKSVKGQSGIIYVQARKSAEEIAKVLLVNDVKAAPYHAGLDAKTRSLTQDGFLMEDIDVIVATIAFGMGIDKPDVRFVIHYDIPKSIENYYQETGRAGRDGLNGRCVAYYSYADILRLEKFLRDKPVAEREMGAQLLSEVMAYAETTSCRRRFLLHYFGEKYPDEGCGDMCDNCKHPKEKVEAKDDLELCLKTIVELDENYGIKTLLEFITGKETKQMKDFRFDQKELFGIGREKDITFWSSVLRSALLNNYIYKDIETYGLLKMTEKGKTFLKKPHSFLIPINHNYDDQTAALNEPVQKTAVLDELLMDMLKDLRRKEAHKQNVPPFVIFQDPSLEDMATQYPITMDDMTKITGVSKGKAIRYAKPFLDMIRLHVEENDIMRPSDFVVKQVANKSKLKINIIQGIDRKIPLDELASTNNMTMEEMYHELDAIVSSGTKVNIDYHIEEHIDEYAREDIYDYFMESETDSVDVAYRELQEDDITIDEIQLVRIKFLSDMAN, from the coding sequence ATGACCATGACGAAAGATAGTTTGCACGAAGCACTTCAACGGTATTTCGGATTTGGACAGTTTAAAGCCAATCAGGAATATATTATCCAGAGCGTACTGGAAGGAAAAGATACCTTTGTAATTATGCCAACAGGAGGGGGAAAATCCCTCTGTTATCAATTGCCTGCCATGATGATGGAGGGGACTGCTTTAATCATTTCTCCTCTCATTGCCTTGATGAAAAATCAGGTAGATTCTATCCGGGGGCATAGCCAGCAAAATGAAATTGCTCATTTCCTGAATTCTTCCCTGACCAAGTCCCAGATGAAACAGGTTAAGCAGGATATCCAGGATCATAAAACAAAATTACTCTTCATCGCTCCGGAAACGCTTACCAAAGTAGAAAATATCCTGTTTTTTAAAGATACTAATATCTCCTTTGTCGCAGTGGATGAAGCCCATTGTATTTCAGAATGGGGGCATGATTTTCGCCCCGAATACCGGCGTATTCGGACCATGCTCGACGAAATCGGACCAGAGATTCCTGTGATCGCGCTAACCGCTACCGCCACCCCAAAGGTACAGTCCGATATTGTTAAAAATCTCAGGATGAATGAACATAATACGTTTATTTCTTCCTTTAACAGGACCAATCTGTATTATGAAATGCGTCCGAAAGGCAAAAAGGATCAGACGATGAAAAGCATCGTTCAGGTCGTGAAAAGCGTCAAAGGACAGTCCGGAATCATTTATGTGCAGGCCAGGAAATCAGCAGAGGAAATAGCCAAGGTGCTTCTGGTAAATGATGTGAAGGCGGCTCCCTATCATGCAGGACTTGATGCTAAAACGCGAAGCCTGACCCAGGATGGTTTCCTGATGGAAGACATTGATGTGATCGTGGCCACTATTGCCTTCGGAATGGGAATCGATAAACCGGATGTGCGTTTTGTCATCCATTACGACATTCCCAAGAGTATCGAAAATTATTACCAGGAAACGGGGCGTGCCGGCCGTGACGGACTGAATGGCCGATGTGTGGCCTATTATTCCTATGCCGATATTTTGAGACTGGAAAAATTTTTGAGAGACAAACCCGTAGCAGAACGTGAAATGGGTGCTCAGTTATTGTCAGAAGTGATGGCTTATGCCGAAACCACTTCATGCCGAAGGAGATTCTTGCTACATTATTTCGGGGAAAAATACCCGGATGAAGGTTGTGGAGATATGTGTGACAACTGTAAACATCCCAAAGAAAAGGTCGAGGCCAAGGATGACCTGGAACTGTGCCTGAAGACCATTGTGGAGCTGGATGAAAATTACGGAATCAAAACGCTCCTTGAATTTATTACCGGCAAGGAAACCAAACAGATGAAAGATTTTCGGTTTGACCAGAAAGAATTGTTTGGTATAGGCAGGGAAAAAGATATTACTTTTTGGAGTTCGGTATTGAGAAGCGCGCTGCTCAACAATTACATCTATAAAGATATCGAAACCTATGGGTTGCTCAAAATGACCGAAAAGGGAAAGACTTTCCTCAAGAAACCTCATTCATTTTTGATCCCCATCAATCACAATTACGATGACCAGACCGCAGCCTTAAATGAACCTGTTCAAAAAACGGCCGTCCTGGATGAATTATTGATGGACATGCTCAAAGACCTCAGACGGAAAGAAGCCCATAAACAAAATGTGCCTCCTTTTGTCATTTTTCAGGACCCCTCTTTGGAAGACATGGCTACCCAGTATCCTATTACAATGGATGATATGACCAAGATCACCGGGGTCAGTAAAGGAAAGGCCATTCGATATGCCAAACCATTTCTCGACATGATCAGGTTACACGTCGAGGAAAATGATATCATGCGTCCTTCTGATTTCGTTGTCAAGCAGGTGGCCAATAAATCCAAACTCAAGATCAATATTATACAGGGAATCGACAGGAAAATCCCATTGGATGAACTTGCCTCTACGAATAACATGACGATGGAAGAAATGTACCACGAATTGGATGCTATTGTCAGTTCCGGGACAAAAGTCAACATCGATTATCATATTGAAGAACATATCGACGAGTATGCACGGGAGGATATCTATGATTATTTTATGGAATCCGAAACAGACTCCGTGGATGTAGCTTACCGCGAACTGCAGGAAGACGATATTACTATCGATGAAATCCAGCTGGTGAGGATTAAATTTCTCTCGGATATGGCAAATTAG
- a CDS encoding KpsF/GutQ family sugar-phosphate isomerase has protein sequence MKEEKTIINTALETINIEAETLLELRNSIDENFVTCIKAIFNSKGRLIISGIGKSAIVGQKIVATLNSTGTASLFMHAADAIHGDLGMIRPNDMLLCISKSGETAEIKVLVPLLKNMGNQLIGMTSRPESFLGKQSDFLLHTPIRKEADPNNLAPTASTTAQMALGDALATALLAYRGFSAKDFAKVHPGGALGKQLYLRVKDIYEQNEKPVVHPDTNLQLTIMEISSNRLGATAVVNDKGKLAGIITDGDLRRMLSSQPDLLKVYAKDIMTKKPKTIARDALAIKALDVMSKNSITQLVVAEGGKYYGFIHLHDLLREGLV, from the coding sequence GTGAAAGAGGAAAAAACCATTATTAATACGGCCCTGGAGACCATAAACATTGAGGCTGAAACCCTACTTGAGCTCAGGAACAGCATCGATGAAAATTTTGTTACCTGTATCAAGGCCATTTTCAATTCAAAAGGGAGACTGATCATTTCCGGCATTGGAAAAAGTGCCATTGTAGGACAAAAAATTGTCGCCACCCTTAATTCCACCGGTACGGCCTCCCTTTTTATGCATGCTGCCGATGCCATACATGGTGACCTGGGTATGATCCGGCCGAATGATATGTTACTGTGTATTTCGAAAAGCGGGGAAACGGCCGAAATAAAAGTTCTCGTCCCACTGCTCAAAAACATGGGCAACCAACTGATCGGAATGACAAGCAGACCAGAATCTTTCCTGGGCAAACAGTCGGATTTTCTCTTACATACGCCGATTCGCAAGGAAGCAGATCCTAACAACCTGGCTCCTACAGCCAGCACCACGGCCCAAATGGCTCTCGGAGATGCCCTGGCTACCGCGCTGCTGGCTTACCGGGGATTCTCAGCCAAAGATTTTGCCAAAGTCCATCCTGGGGGCGCTTTGGGCAAACAACTATACCTGCGGGTAAAAGATATTTATGAGCAAAATGAAAAACCTGTTGTTCATCCGGATACCAATCTCCAGCTCACCATTATGGAAATTTCATCCAACAGACTTGGTGCTACGGCGGTGGTGAATGACAAAGGCAAACTAGCAGGCATCATCACCGATGGGGATTTGAGGCGTATGTTATCTTCTCAACCCGACCTGCTTAAAGTGTACGCCAAAGATATCATGACCAAAAAACCCAAAACCATCGCCCGTGATGCCCTGGCCATTAAAGCACTGGATGTCATGTCAAAAAACAGCATTACCCAACTGGTGGTGGCAGAAGGCGGAAAATATTACGGTTTCATCCATCTGCACGATCTGCTTCGGGAAGGACTGGTGTAA